One genomic region from Skermania piniformis encodes:
- a CDS encoding serine/threonine-protein kinase: MDHSGVAQRIGPGERFGHYELRAVLGRGGMGNVYEAHDTVKDRTVALKLLHAELARNPAYRERFRRESHAAARLQEPHVIPIHDWGEIDGTVFIDMRLVDGVDLRTLIQSQGPVPPARAVAIVDQIASALDAAHEAGLVHRDVKPENILLAPGDFAYLADFGIAQTVSDPKLTVTGSAVGSHAYMAPERFEEGGAVGPVADVYALACVLYELLVGAAPFPASTIGSVVRAHLMSDPPRASARSAAPAALDAVILRGMAKDPAQRYPTAGDFAREAFAALTAADRRAAERAAAAVVAAMSDPANRVVRPAAPMLGSTTDVGVRPVRPTPVPAPPGPLPARPRRLPAVLLTMMLLTGILAVFGWLLSARGVSGERSASGPVPARAAAPGAATAAVTASRSAGPVPLVGAVSGTDQQGFLSAGARCDGSDTAMVMGRTTGSTVVVCAGAGGRTYYLGYRTSDGAKILLDYPTPDGDGYTVINPADGVTRYRLNSSGLVVSRGSSVVTDEQMVEYTHR, translated from the coding sequence GTGGACCACAGCGGTGTCGCACAACGCATCGGCCCGGGTGAGCGGTTCGGGCACTACGAACTACGAGCCGTACTCGGTCGCGGCGGGATGGGAAACGTCTACGAGGCTCACGATACGGTGAAGGATCGCACCGTAGCCCTGAAATTGCTGCACGCGGAGTTGGCGCGTAATCCAGCGTATCGCGAACGGTTCCGTCGCGAGTCGCATGCCGCCGCACGCTTGCAGGAACCGCATGTCATCCCGATTCACGACTGGGGTGAGATCGACGGCACCGTCTTCATCGATATGCGCCTGGTCGACGGTGTCGACCTGCGCACGTTGATCCAGAGCCAGGGTCCGGTGCCGCCCGCACGTGCGGTCGCCATCGTCGATCAGATCGCGAGCGCGCTGGACGCAGCGCACGAGGCCGGATTGGTCCACCGGGACGTCAAGCCGGAAAACATTCTGCTCGCGCCGGGCGACTTCGCGTATCTGGCCGACTTCGGGATCGCCCAAACCGTCTCCGATCCGAAGCTGACCGTGACCGGTAGCGCGGTCGGGTCGCACGCTTACATGGCGCCGGAGCGATTCGAGGAGGGCGGTGCGGTAGGCCCGGTCGCCGACGTGTACGCGCTGGCGTGCGTGCTGTACGAGTTGCTGGTCGGGGCGGCCCCGTTCCCGGCCAGCACCATCGGCAGCGTGGTCCGGGCGCACCTGATGTCGGACCCACCTCGAGCAAGCGCTCGCTCGGCGGCTCCGGCGGCGCTGGACGCGGTGATTCTGCGGGGGATGGCCAAGGACCCGGCGCAGCGATACCCGACCGCGGGAGATTTCGCCCGCGAGGCGTTTGCCGCATTGACGGCAGCCGATCGGCGCGCCGCCGAGCGGGCGGCGGCAGCCGTGGTCGCGGCGATGAGCGATCCGGCGAACCGAGTGGTGCGGCCGGCCGCACCGATGCTCGGGTCCACCACCGACGTCGGCGTCCGGCCGGTCCGGCCGACGCCGGTGCCCGCCCCGCCCGGTCCCCTCCCGGCACGGCCGCGGCGGCTGCCGGCGGTGCTGTTGACGATGATGCTGCTCACCGGAATCCTCGCGGTGTTCGGCTGGTTGCTGTCCGCCCGAGGTGTATCCGGTGAGCGGTCGGCGTCCGGTCCGGTCCCGGCCCGCGCCGCCGCGCCGGGTGCGGCGACGGCGGCGGTCACCGCGAGCCGGTCGGCCGGACCGGTCCCGTTGGTCGGTGCGGTCAGCGGTACCGACCAGCAGGGATTCCTTTCCGCCGGCGCTCGCTGCGACGGCTCGGACACCGCGATGGTGATGGGCCGGACCACCGGGTCGACTGTGGTGGTATGCGCCGGCGCCGGCGGGCGCACCTATTACCTCGGATACCGGACCAGCGACGGGGCGAAGATTCTGCTCGACTACCCCACGCCGGACGGTGACGGGTACACCGTGATCAATCCGGCCGACGGGGTGACCCGGTATCGGTTGAATTCGTCCGGACTGGTCGTTTCCCGGGGAAGTAGCGTCGTCACCGACGAGCAGATGGTCGAGTACACCCATCGATGA
- a CDS encoding amino acid transporter — protein MAITDWLLADRPEAPAGHPGPHRTPPRVESRQPWWKVMCLTGVDYFSTLGYQPGIAALAAGVLSPFATLVLVALTLFAALPVYRRVARESPRGEGSIAMLAKLLPGWSGKVFVLVLLGFAATDFVITMTLSAADGAAHLVENPLVPAAWHDHNLLVTLVLLALLAAVFLRGFAEAIGIAVVLVGVYLALNLVVVVVALAAVVRAPELVVDWRDALFVEHGNVAAMVGISLLVFPKLALGLSGFETGVAVMPQIRGDAGDTEQRPTGRIRGAHRLLATSALIMSVFLITSSFTTTVLIPEKDFESGGPANGRALSYLAHDHLGTAFGTCYDISTIAILWFAGASAMAGLLNLVPRYLPRFGMAPEWTRAVRPLVLVFITVAFGITWYFDADVDSQGSAYATGVLVLITSASVAVALSAARSGQRSRTIGFALVAVVFVYTTIANIIERPEGLQLAVCFVVAILVVSFISRFLRSFELRAIEIDFDDAASDLLTQAQRNGTVRIVTHGIDRLDDAEYDEKEAVQRAESGIDPADPIVFLEVRIRDASEFTTDLHVSGRRQGRHRILTVDGAVIPNTIAAIALAVRDRFGVIPHVYFEWTEGNPVINLLRFLFIGVGEVAPVTREVLRRAEPDVARRPHVHVDS, from the coding sequence ATGGCCATCACCGACTGGCTGCTCGCCGACCGGCCGGAGGCGCCGGCCGGCCATCCCGGACCACATCGGACCCCGCCGCGCGTCGAGTCGCGGCAGCCGTGGTGGAAGGTCATGTGTCTGACCGGTGTCGACTACTTCTCCACCCTGGGGTATCAGCCGGGTATCGCGGCGCTGGCCGCCGGGGTCCTGTCCCCCTTTGCGACGCTGGTCCTGGTCGCGCTCACCCTGTTCGCCGCGCTGCCGGTCTATCGCCGGGTCGCTCGGGAGAGTCCGCGCGGCGAAGGCTCGATCGCGATGCTGGCCAAGCTGCTCCCGGGCTGGTCCGGCAAGGTTTTCGTGCTGGTGCTGCTCGGCTTCGCCGCGACCGACTTCGTCATCACGATGACGCTCTCGGCAGCCGACGGCGCCGCGCACCTGGTCGAGAATCCCCTGGTCCCGGCGGCGTGGCACGATCACAATCTGCTCGTCACGTTGGTGCTGCTCGCCTTGCTGGCCGCAGTCTTCCTCCGCGGCTTCGCCGAGGCGATCGGGATCGCGGTCGTCCTGGTCGGGGTGTATCTGGCGCTGAACCTGGTGGTCGTGGTGGTTGCGCTGGCTGCGGTGGTCCGGGCGCCGGAGCTGGTCGTGGACTGGCGCGACGCGCTGTTCGTCGAGCACGGCAATGTCGCCGCGATGGTCGGCATCTCCCTGCTGGTCTTTCCGAAGCTCGCCTTGGGCCTGTCCGGGTTCGAAACGGGGGTTGCGGTGATGCCGCAGATCCGCGGCGACGCCGGCGACACTGAGCAGCGACCGACCGGACGAATCCGCGGTGCACACCGACTTCTCGCCACCTCGGCGCTGATCATGAGTGTGTTCCTGATCACCAGCAGCTTCACCACCACCGTGCTGATACCGGAAAAGGACTTCGAGTCCGGCGGCCCGGCGAACGGCCGGGCCCTGTCCTATCTCGCCCACGACCACCTCGGCACCGCGTTCGGCACCTGCTACGACATCAGCACGATTGCGATCCTGTGGTTCGCCGGCGCTTCGGCGATGGCCGGGCTGTTGAACCTGGTGCCGCGCTATCTGCCGCGCTTCGGCATGGCGCCGGAATGGACGCGCGCGGTCCGGCCGCTCGTGCTGGTCTTCATCACCGTCGCATTCGGCATCACCTGGTACTTCGACGCCGATGTGGACAGCCAGGGCTCGGCGTACGCCACCGGCGTCCTGGTGCTGATCACGTCGGCCTCGGTAGCGGTTGCGCTGTCCGCGGCGCGCTCCGGGCAGCGTTCGCGCACTATCGGGTTCGCGCTGGTCGCCGTGGTGTTCGTCTACACCACCATCGCAAACATCATCGAGCGGCCCGAAGGGCTGCAGCTTGCCGTGTGCTTCGTCGTCGCCATCCTCGTGGTGTCGTTCATCTCCCGCTTCCTGCGCAGCTTCGAGCTACGCGCGATCGAGATCGACTTCGACGACGCTGCATCGGATCTGCTGACCCAGGCGCAACGCAACGGCACCGTACGGATCGTCACCCACGGCATCGACCGACTCGACGACGCGGAGTACGACGAGAAGGAGGCCGTGCAGCGCGCAGAGAGCGGGATCGACCCGGCCGACCCGATCGTCTTCCTGGAGGTCCGGATCCGGGACGCCTCGGAGTTCACCACCGATCTGCACGTGTCCGGCCGGCGGCAGGGCCGGCATCGCATTCTCACCGTGGACGGTGCAGTCATCCCCAATACGATCGCTGCGATCGCGCTGGCGGTCCGGGACCGATTCGGCGTGATCCCGCACGTGTACTTCGAGTGGACCGAAGGCAACCCGGTGATCAATCTGCTGCGCTTCCTGTTCATCGGCGTCGGCGAGGTCGCGCCGGTCACCCGTGAGGTGCTCCGCCGCGCCGAACCGGACGTGGCCCGCCGGCCGCACGTGCACGTCGACAGCTGA
- a CDS encoding bifunctional riboflavin kinase/FAD synthetase: protein MQRWRGLEDVPADWGRCVLTIGVFDGVHRGHAQLIGRAVADARERGVPSVLMTFDPHPMSVVRPGSYPAQLTTLTRRAELAEELGIDVFFVMPFTAEFMKVTPGEYAHDLLVQRLHVVEVVVGDNFTFGRKAAGTVETMRQMGARFGFEVVGVDLLAEHTGAGAATGHATVTFSSTYIRACVDAGDVAAAAEALGRPHRVEGVVVHGDGRGRTLGFPTANVAPPMHAAIPADGVYAGWFTVLGPGPRIGQTIAGTPAMAAISVGSNPTFSGRARTVEAYVLDGEADLYGQHVAVDFVEHLRGMEQFDSVAALTTQMDQDVARARAVLDQA, encoded by the coding sequence GTGCAGCGATGGCGTGGTCTCGAGGATGTGCCGGCCGATTGGGGGCGGTGTGTGCTTACCATCGGCGTGTTCGACGGGGTGCACCGAGGCCACGCGCAGCTGATCGGCCGCGCGGTGGCCGACGCCCGGGAACGCGGCGTCCCGAGCGTCCTGATGACCTTCGACCCCCACCCGATGTCGGTGGTGCGGCCCGGTAGCTACCCGGCGCAGCTGACCACCCTGACCCGCCGCGCGGAGCTCGCCGAGGAGCTCGGCATCGATGTTTTCTTCGTGATGCCGTTCACCGCGGAGTTCATGAAGGTCACGCCGGGTGAGTACGCGCACGACCTGCTGGTGCAGCGGCTGCACGTGGTGGAGGTGGTGGTCGGGGACAACTTCACCTTCGGTCGCAAGGCCGCCGGCACGGTCGAGACGATGCGGCAGATGGGGGCTCGATTCGGTTTCGAGGTGGTCGGGGTCGATCTGCTCGCCGAGCACACCGGGGCGGGCGCGGCGACGGGCCACGCGACCGTCACCTTCTCCTCGACCTACATCCGCGCCTGCGTGGACGCCGGCGATGTCGCTGCCGCAGCGGAGGCGTTGGGCCGACCACATCGGGTGGAGGGGGTGGTCGTGCACGGTGACGGGCGGGGCCGGACCCTCGGCTTTCCGACTGCCAACGTCGCCCCGCCGATGCACGCCGCGATCCCGGCGGACGGGGTCTATGCGGGCTGGTTCACCGTGCTCGGCCCCGGCCCGAGGATCGGGCAGACCATCGCCGGCACACCGGCGATGGCGGCGATCTCGGTCGGCAGCAACCCCACCTTCTCCGGCCGCGCCCGCACCGTCGAGGCGTACGTGCTGGACGGCGAGGCCGACCTGTACGGCCAGCACGTCGCGGTCGACTTCGTCGAGCATCTGCGCGGCATGGAGCAGTTCGATTCGGTGGCTGCCTTGACCACCCAGATGGACCAGGACGTGGCGCGGGCGCGGGCGGTGTTGGACCAGGCGTAG
- the rpsO gene encoding 30S ribosomal protein S15 gives MALTAEQKKTVLAEYGLHDKDTGSPEAQVALLTKRIVDLTEHLKTHKHDHHSRRGLLLLVGRRRRLLKYVQQVDIQRYRSLIERLGLRR, from the coding sequence GTGGCATTGACTGCCGAGCAGAAGAAGACCGTGCTGGCCGAGTACGGGCTGCACGACAAGGACACCGGCTCGCCGGAGGCGCAGGTCGCGTTGCTGACCAAGCGGATCGTCGACCTGACCGAGCACCTCAAGACGCACAAGCATGATCACCACTCGCGGCGTGGCCTGTTGCTGCTGGTCGGGCGGCGCCGGCGGTTGCTGAAGTACGTGCAGCAGGTCGACATTCAGCGGTATCGATCGCTGATCGAGCGGCTCGGTCTGCGGCGCTAG
- a CDS encoding LLM class flavin-dependent oxidoreductase, which yields MQLSVLDLVPVRTDQTSADALAATVELAQAADRLGYTRYWLAEHHNMPAVAATSPPVLIAYLAGQTERIRLGSGGVMLPNHAPLAVAEQFALLEAAAPGRIDLGIGRAPGSDPVTSIALRGGAGRDDSDIENFPRYLDEVAAMMSASGVRLQLPARLGRSDYLLKATPAAVGEPGLWLLGSSMYSAHLAAAKGLPYVFAHHFSGIGTAAALATYRREFQPSPRQSEPRTLLTVNASVAPTRAEAEAALLPNLQLMVTLRSGRPLHPLALIEDATGWAPSPPEAAMIAAMRDTAVVGAPDEAAKQLRALADEFGVDEVMIHPVGSAHRGADPATSPARVATLELLAGELLG from the coding sequence GTGCAGCTCTCCGTCCTCGACCTCGTCCCCGTCCGCACCGATCAGACCAGCGCCGACGCGCTGGCAGCCACCGTCGAACTCGCCCAAGCCGCGGACCGGCTCGGCTACACCCGCTATTGGCTGGCCGAACACCACAACATGCCCGCGGTCGCGGCGACCAGCCCGCCGGTGCTGATCGCCTACCTGGCCGGGCAGACCGAGCGGATCCGGCTCGGGTCCGGCGGGGTGATGCTGCCCAACCACGCGCCGCTCGCCGTCGCCGAGCAATTTGCGCTGTTGGAAGCGGCGGCGCCCGGACGGATCGATCTCGGCATCGGCCGGGCTCCCGGTTCCGACCCGGTCACCTCGATCGCGCTGCGTGGCGGCGCCGGCCGGGACGATTCGGATATCGAGAACTTCCCGCGTTACCTGGACGAGGTCGCCGCGATGATGAGCGCGAGCGGCGTACGGCTCCAACTCCCGGCCCGGCTCGGCCGGTCGGACTACCTGCTCAAGGCGACGCCGGCCGCTGTCGGCGAACCCGGATTGTGGCTGCTCGGCTCATCGATGTACTCGGCGCACCTGGCCGCGGCCAAAGGCCTGCCCTATGTATTCGCACACCATTTCTCCGGGATCGGTACCGCCGCGGCGCTGGCCACCTATCGCCGTGAGTTCCAGCCCAGCCCACGGCAATCCGAGCCGCGCACCTTACTGACCGTCAACGCCTCGGTGGCGCCGACCCGGGCCGAGGCGGAGGCAGCCCTGCTACCCAACCTGCAGCTGATGGTCACGCTCCGGTCGGGCCGGCCGTTGCATCCGCTGGCTCTGATCGAGGACGCGACGGGGTGGGCGCCGAGCCCGCCGGAAGCGGCGATGATCGCGGCGATGCGGGACACGGCCGTGGTCGGCGCCCCGGACGAAGCGGCGAAGCAGCTACGTGCGCTGGCCGACGAGTTCGGCGTGGACGAGGTGATGATCCACCCGGTCGGGTCGGCCCATCGCGGCGCTGATCCGGCGACGAGTCCGGCCCGGGTCGCCACGCTGGAGCTGTTGGCGGGCGAACTGCTCGGCTGA
- a CDS encoding polyribonucleotide nucleotidyltransferase, whose protein sequence is MTLSHETLSADAEAAVPDTASPDTATADTATEVEDGVFESVAVIDNGAFGVRTIRFEAGRLAQQAAGSVVAYLDEETMLLSATTASRQPKEHFDFFPLTVDVEERMYAAGRIPGSFFRREGRPSTDAILTCRLIDRPLRPSFVDGLRNEIQVVVTVMSLDPADLYDVVAINAASASTQIAGLPFSGPVGGVRVALISESGEPGTWVAFPTVEQLGKAVFDMVVAGRVTEAGDVAIMMVEAEATENVIELIEGGATAPTEAVVAEGLEAAKPFIARLCKAQSDLAARAAKPTGDYPVFPAYADDVHQVVSGTATPELSAALAISGKQERDERIDEIKASVLESLAETFEGREKEIGAAFRAVTKKLVRQRILTDKFRIDGRGVTDIRSLSAEVALVPRAHGSALFERGETQILGVTTLDMVKMAQQVDSLTPETSKRYMHHYNFPPYSTGETGRVGSPKRREIGHGALAERALVPVLPGVEEFPYAIRQVSEALGSNGSTSMGSVCASTLSLLNAGVPLKAPVAGIAMGLVSDEVTTDGKTETRYVALTDILGAEDAFGDMDFKVAGTKDFVTALQLDTKLDGIPSQVLAGALGQAHDARTTILEVMAEAIDTPDEMSPYAPRVTTIKVPVDKIGEVIGPKGKVINQITEETGANISIEDDGTVYVGAADGPSAQAAIDKINAIANPQLPKVGERFLGTVVKTTAFGAFVSLLPGRDGLVHISKLGNGKRIGKVEDVVDVGDKLRVEIADIDNRGKISLVPVVEETASAPDSGAVNADSGETGPAPDDVVDRSGEPVEVSAE, encoded by the coding sequence ATGACTCTTTCCCATGAGACGCTCTCCGCCGATGCGGAGGCCGCGGTTCCGGACACCGCGTCCCCGGACACGGCGACTGCCGACACCGCTACCGAGGTAGAAGACGGTGTCTTCGAGTCGGTTGCGGTGATCGACAACGGTGCGTTCGGCGTCCGCACCATCCGGTTCGAGGCCGGCCGGCTGGCCCAGCAGGCGGCGGGTTCCGTGGTCGCCTATCTGGACGAGGAGACGATGCTGCTCTCGGCCACCACCGCGAGCCGCCAGCCCAAAGAACACTTCGATTTCTTCCCGCTCACCGTCGACGTCGAGGAGCGGATGTATGCCGCGGGCCGGATCCCCGGTTCGTTCTTCCGTCGCGAAGGGCGCCCGTCCACCGACGCCATCCTGACCTGCCGGCTGATCGACCGGCCGTTGCGGCCGTCCTTCGTCGACGGGTTGCGCAACGAAATCCAGGTCGTGGTCACGGTGATGAGCCTCGACCCGGCCGACCTGTACGACGTGGTGGCGATCAACGCCGCGTCGGCGTCCACCCAGATTGCCGGTCTGCCGTTCTCCGGCCCGGTCGGCGGTGTCCGGGTGGCGCTGATCAGCGAATCCGGCGAGCCGGGCACCTGGGTCGCCTTCCCGACCGTCGAGCAGCTGGGCAAGGCCGTGTTCGACATGGTGGTGGCCGGCCGGGTGACCGAGGCCGGCGACGTGGCGATCATGATGGTCGAGGCCGAGGCCACCGAGAACGTGATCGAGCTGATCGAGGGTGGTGCCACCGCGCCGACCGAGGCCGTGGTCGCCGAAGGGCTGGAGGCCGCCAAGCCGTTCATCGCCCGGTTGTGCAAGGCGCAGTCGGATCTCGCCGCTCGGGCGGCCAAGCCGACCGGTGACTACCCGGTGTTCCCGGCCTACGCCGACGACGTCCATCAGGTGGTATCCGGCACCGCGACGCCGGAACTGTCTGCTGCGCTGGCTATCTCGGGTAAGCAGGAACGCGACGAGCGGATCGACGAGATCAAGGCGTCGGTGCTGGAGTCGCTCGCTGAGACCTTCGAGGGTCGGGAGAAGGAGATCGGTGCGGCGTTTCGTGCGGTCACCAAGAAGCTGGTTCGTCAGCGCATCCTGACCGACAAGTTCCGGATCGACGGCCGCGGGGTCACCGACATCCGCTCGCTGTCCGCCGAGGTTGCGCTGGTGCCGCGAGCACACGGCTCGGCGCTGTTCGAGCGGGGCGAGACCCAGATCCTCGGCGTCACCACGCTGGACATGGTCAAGATGGCGCAGCAGGTGGACAGCCTGACCCCGGAAACCAGCAAGCGCTATATGCACCACTACAACTTCCCGCCGTACTCGACCGGGGAGACCGGCCGGGTCGGTTCGCCGAAGCGGCGCGAGATCGGGCACGGCGCGCTCGCCGAGCGGGCGTTGGTGCCGGTGCTGCCCGGCGTGGAAGAGTTCCCGTACGCGATCCGGCAGGTCTCCGAGGCGCTCGGCTCCAACGGCTCCACCTCGATGGGCTCGGTGTGCGCGTCCACCCTGTCGCTGCTCAACGCCGGGGTGCCGCTGAAGGCGCCGGTCGCGGGTATCGCGATGGGGCTGGTGTCGGACGAGGTGACCACCGACGGCAAGACCGAGACCCGCTACGTCGCCTTGACCGACATCCTCGGTGCCGAGGATGCGTTCGGCGACATGGACTTCAAGGTGGCCGGCACCAAGGACTTCGTCACGGCGCTGCAGCTCGACACCAAGCTGGACGGGATTCCCTCCCAGGTGTTGGCCGGCGCTCTCGGTCAGGCTCATGACGCCCGGACCACCATCCTCGAGGTGATGGCCGAGGCGATCGACACCCCGGACGAGATGAGTCCGTACGCTCCGCGGGTCACCACGATCAAGGTCCCGGTGGACAAGATCGGCGAGGTGATCGGGCCCAAGGGCAAGGTGATCAACCAGATCACCGAGGAGACCGGCGCCAACATCTCGATCGAGGACGACGGCACGGTCTACGTCGGAGCGGCCGATGGCCCATCCGCCCAGGCGGCGATCGACAAGATCAACGCAATTGCCAACCCGCAGCTGCCGAAGGTCGGCGAACGATTCCTCGGCACCGTGGTCAAGACCACGGCGTTCGGTGCCTTCGTCTCGCTGCTACCCGGCCGGGACGGCCTCGTGCACATCTCCAAGCTGGGCAACGGCAAGCGGATCGGCAAGGTCGAGGACGTGGTCGACGTCGGTGACAAACTCCGGGTGGAGATCGCCGACATCGACAATCGCGGCAAGATCTCGCTGGTACCGGTGGTCGAGGAGACCGCGAGCGCGCCGGACTCCGGTGCGGTGAACGCGGACAGCGGCGAAACCGGACCTGCGCCGGACGACGTGGTGGATCGGTCGGGCGAGCCGGTGGAGGTCTCGGCTGAGTAG
- a CDS encoding DUF4870 domain-containing protein has product MIQPEYSRFDYAEVQPARAQHVRQMSPDEERTWGMVSHLVPLAAMVLSAGVLGFVASVLLYVLVKDRGPFVRQHAASSVNVQIVTGIVLLISIPLMYLVIGFVTYGSALVFAFVVHVIGAIKANRGQWYNPPLTPRFVN; this is encoded by the coding sequence GTGATCCAGCCCGAATACTCACGCTTCGACTACGCCGAGGTCCAGCCGGCCCGGGCACAACACGTGCGACAGATGTCCCCGGACGAGGAACGAACCTGGGGGATGGTATCGCACCTGGTACCGCTGGCGGCGATGGTGCTCAGCGCCGGGGTCTTGGGATTCGTCGCCTCGGTGCTGCTCTACGTGCTGGTCAAGGATCGCGGACCGTTCGTCCGCCAACACGCCGCAAGCTCGGTGAACGTCCAGATCGTCACCGGTATCGTGCTGCTGATATCGATTCCGCTGATGTATCTCGTGATCGGCTTCGTGACCTACGGATCGGCCTTGGTATTCGCCTTCGTGGTGCACGTGATCGGGGCGATCAAGGCAAACCGGGGACAGTGGTACAACCCACCACTCACCCCACGATTCGTGAACTGA
- the dapB gene encoding 4-hydroxy-tetrahydrodipicolinate reductase — protein MIQVGVLGAQGKVGRAICAAVAAADDLDLVAEVDAGDRIETLVESGAEVVVDFTHPDVVMGNLEFLVSHGIHAVVGTTGFDEERLARAREWLTAQPGVGVLIAPNFAIGAVLTMRFAAQAARFYDSVEIVELHHPQKADAPSGTAYRTAAMIAQARAAVGRAPSPDATTTELAGARGADVAGVRVHSVRLAGLVAHEEVLFGTAGETLTIRHDSMDRTSFVPGVLLAVRGVADRVGLTVGIEPLLDL, from the coding sequence ATGATCCAAGTCGGTGTGTTGGGTGCGCAGGGCAAGGTCGGGCGGGCGATCTGCGCGGCGGTCGCGGCGGCCGACGACCTGGATCTGGTCGCCGAGGTGGACGCCGGTGATCGGATCGAGACGTTGGTCGAATCCGGTGCCGAGGTGGTTGTGGACTTCACTCACCCCGACGTGGTGATGGGAAATCTGGAGTTCCTGGTATCGCACGGTATCCACGCGGTGGTCGGCACCACCGGCTTCGACGAGGAGCGGTTGGCGCGGGCGCGGGAATGGCTGACTGCACAACCGGGGGTGGGCGTGCTGATCGCGCCGAACTTCGCCATCGGTGCGGTGCTGACCATGCGGTTCGCCGCCCAGGCGGCACGCTTCTACGATTCGGTCGAGATCGTCGAATTGCATCACCCGCAGAAGGCCGACGCCCCGTCCGGCACGGCGTATCGGACTGCCGCGATGATCGCGCAGGCCCGCGCCGCGGTCGGCCGTGCACCCAGCCCCGATGCCACCACCACGGAGCTCGCCGGCGCCCGTGGGGCGGATGTGGCCGGGGTGCGGGTGCACTCGGTGCGGCTGGCCGGGTTGGTGGCGCACGAGGAGGTGCTGTTCGGCACCGCCGGCGAGACGCTGACCATTCGGCACGATTCGATGGATCGGACGTCGTTCGTGCCCGGCGTACTGCTCGCGGTGCGCGGCGTGGCGGACCGCGTCGGCCTGACCGTCGGTATCGAGCCGCTGTTGGACCTGTGA
- a CDS encoding M16 family metallopeptidase → MSSARRSRSGAASAAPDLATPSSVPDVGVHRTTLPGGLRVVTERVPGVRSASIGIWVGVGSRDEGRSVAGAAHFLEHLLFKSTPTHSALEIAELVDSVGGELNAFTSKEHTCFYAHVLDEDLPMAIELVADVVLRGQCRSEDVDVERQVVLEEIAMRDDDPEDLVGDLFLTALFGDHPIGRPVIGSTASIEAITRTQLRSFQQRRYTPNRMVVAVAGNVDHAQTVELARRAFADRLDPELVPAPPRAGELRLRGAPTVQVIARESEQAHLVLGVRAFGRHEGHYRWPLSVLNTAIGGGLSSRLFQQIREERGLAYSVYSSVDTFADTGAFSVYAGCQPENLAEVARLARSVLADVAAHGISDAECTRAKGSLRGGLVLGLEDSGSRMNRLGRSELSYGDHRSVAQTLARIDAVTCAEVADVAARLLSRPFGVAVAGPYRRATDLPAVLRAPVG, encoded by the coding sequence CTGAGTAGCGCTCGTCGGTCGCGATCGGGCGCCGCTTCGGCGGCGCCCGATCTGGCGACTCCATCGTCGGTTCCGGACGTCGGGGTGCATCGCACGACGTTGCCCGGTGGGTTGCGGGTGGTCACCGAGCGGGTGCCCGGCGTCCGGTCGGCCTCGATCGGTATCTGGGTCGGTGTCGGCTCCCGCGACGAAGGTCGTTCGGTGGCCGGTGCCGCGCACTTTCTCGAACATCTGTTGTTCAAGTCGACTCCGACCCACTCCGCGCTGGAGATCGCCGAGCTCGTCGATTCGGTCGGCGGCGAGCTCAACGCGTTCACTTCGAAGGAACACACCTGCTTCTACGCGCATGTGCTCGACGAGGACCTGCCGATGGCGATCGAGCTGGTCGCCGACGTCGTCCTGCGCGGGCAGTGCCGATCCGAGGACGTCGACGTCGAGCGCCAGGTGGTGCTCGAGGAGATCGCGATGCGCGACGACGATCCGGAAGATCTGGTCGGTGACCTGTTCCTGACCGCATTGTTCGGCGACCACCCGATCGGCCGCCCGGTGATCGGGAGCACCGCGTCGATCGAAGCGATCACCCGGACTCAGCTGCGTTCGTTCCAGCAACGCCGGTATACGCCGAACCGGATGGTGGTCGCGGTCGCCGGCAACGTCGATCACGCGCAGACCGTCGAACTCGCGCGGCGCGCCTTTGCCGACCGGTTGGACCCCGAGCTGGTGCCGGCCCCGCCGCGGGCCGGGGAGTTGCGGCTACGCGGCGCGCCCACCGTGCAGGTGATCGCCCGGGAGAGTGAACAGGCGCATCTGGTCCTCGGTGTGCGGGCATTCGGCCGGCACGAGGGTCACTACCGCTGGCCGCTGTCGGTGCTCAACACCGCGATCGGCGGCGGGCTGAGCTCTCGGCTGTTCCAACAGATCCGGGAGGAGCGCGGGCTGGCCTACTCGGTGTACTCCAGTGTGGATACCTTCGCCGATACGGGGGCGTTCTCGGTGTACGCCGGGTGCCAGCCGGAGAACCTGGCCGAGGTGGCCCGATTGGCTCGTTCGGTGCTCGCCGACGTTGCCGCGCACGGCATCTCCGACGCCGAATGCACCCGGGCGAAGGGGTCGCTACGCGGTGGATTGGTGCTCGGCCTGGAAGATTCCGGCTCCCGGATGAACCGGCTCGGGCGCAGCGAACTGAGCTACGGCGACCACCGTTCGGTGGCCCAGACGCTCGCCCGGATCGACGCCGTGACCTGCGCCGAGGTCGCCGACGTTGCGGCCCGGCTGCTGTCCCGGCCGTTCGGGGTGGCCGTCGCCGGGCCCTATCGGCGGGCTACCGACCTACCGGCCGTGCTGCGGGCCCCGGTGGGTTGA